From a single Deltaproteobacteria bacterium genomic region:
- a CDS encoding response regulator transcription factor, producing the protein MTPLSVALVDDHLLFREGLRAMLASAPDLRIVAEASNAQEAIPAVRASEPEVVVLDVMLPGVSGIGIARELLRENPKRRLLALSMVADEAHVADALQAGVLGYACKSQSAAEVVEAIRTVGRGETYLAPQVSGFVVSDYRRLRSGDDGVRSPLATLTAREREIFELCIQGNPTAQIAKQLCISPRTVETHRGRILRKLNAHSAVDLVRLAARWGLLAQ; encoded by the coding sequence ATGACCCCCCTGAGCGTGGCATTGGTGGACGATCATCTGCTCTTTCGCGAAGGCCTGCGGGCAATGCTCGCCAGCGCTCCCGATCTGCGCATCGTCGCGGAAGCTTCGAATGCGCAGGAGGCCATCCCCGCGGTGCGCGCGTCGGAGCCTGAAGTCGTGGTGCTCGACGTGATGCTTCCCGGCGTCAGCGGGATCGGCATCGCGCGCGAGTTGCTGCGCGAGAATCCCAAACGGCGCCTGCTCGCCCTCAGCATGGTCGCCGACGAGGCGCACGTCGCAGATGCGTTGCAGGCCGGAGTCCTCGGCTACGCGTGCAAATCGCAGTCAGCAGCGGAAGTCGTGGAAGCGATCCGTACGGTAGGGCGGGGTGAGACGTATCTCGCGCCCCAGGTATCCGGTTTCGTCGTCTCCGACTACCGCCGTCTGCGCAGCGGAGACGACGGCGTCCGTTCGCCCCTGGCGACGCTCACCGCGCGCGAGCGGGAGATCTTCGAGCTCTGCATCCAGGGAAATCCAACCGCGCAGATCGCCAAGCAGCTCTGCATCAGCCCGCGCACCGTAGAGACCCATCGCGGGCGCATCCTGCGCAAGCTCAACGCGCACTCCGCCGTGGATCTGGTCCGCCTGGCTGCGCGGTGGGGGCTGCTCGCGCAGTAG
- a CDS encoding HAMP domain-containing histidine kinase, which yields MASAPDDDHRGEVLRTKYAELARKYSDLVERLGRRAAHDLAIYRLGSFDVRITGAALALVSGGTIQVGNARFIQLSRSIKGPLIAAEPDGAPPYDDLRALVLAWSERLLRERTPAIEIRYRDAASDALVSLRLERSVQAAGAVTLVLAEDVSENVRRDRELARTRHALLDRERLRVLGELAASIAHDLGNTLRGASFQLAALRDNTLTAESRVQALRAVEERVEIASEMIARLHDFARSGAVGESAVRLDRIVAQAVALVDIDFHESAAPVNVRTSIPDLPALRGSVAELSLLFVNLLRNARDAMPEGGTVTVAARREKNALVVTVSDEGTGLPASVQARLFEPFFTTKGSRGTGLGLWLAAGTMERLGGSIRAANLSRGGAIFVLTFPLEQPTRRGRRRVSATRRAGARPAPSAPAPRRRPRARRNASRT from the coding sequence ATGGCAAGCGCACCCGACGATGATCACCGCGGCGAGGTATTGCGCACCAAGTACGCGGAGCTCGCGCGCAAGTATTCCGACCTCGTCGAGCGGCTGGGGCGTCGCGCAGCCCATGACCTTGCCATCTATCGCCTGGGGTCTTTCGACGTCCGGATCACGGGCGCAGCGCTCGCTCTCGTAAGCGGGGGCACGATCCAGGTCGGCAACGCCCGTTTCATCCAGCTGTCGCGGTCGATCAAGGGACCGTTGATCGCCGCGGAGCCGGATGGCGCGCCGCCGTACGACGATCTGCGCGCGTTGGTGCTCGCCTGGTCGGAACGATTGTTGCGCGAGCGGACTCCCGCCATCGAGATCCGGTATCGCGACGCGGCGTCCGACGCGCTGGTGTCCCTCCGGCTCGAGCGAAGCGTGCAAGCGGCGGGCGCGGTGACGCTGGTTCTTGCCGAGGACGTCAGCGAGAACGTCCGGCGCGACCGCGAGTTGGCGCGGACCCGGCATGCCCTCCTGGACCGCGAGCGCCTGCGGGTGCTCGGGGAGCTGGCCGCCTCGATCGCGCACGATCTGGGAAACACGCTGCGCGGCGCCAGTTTCCAGCTTGCGGCGCTGCGAGACAACACGCTGACGGCGGAGAGCCGTGTCCAGGCGCTCCGCGCCGTGGAGGAGCGCGTCGAGATCGCGTCGGAGATGATCGCCAGGTTGCACGACTTCGCCCGCAGCGGGGCGGTCGGAGAATCCGCGGTCCGGCTCGACCGCATCGTGGCCCAGGCCGTGGCGCTGGTCGACATCGACTTCCATGAGTCCGCCGCTCCGGTGAACGTCAGAACCTCGATTCCCGACCTGCCGGCGCTGCGTGGATCGGTGGCGGAGCTATCGCTGCTGTTCGTCAACCTGCTGCGCAACGCGCGCGATGCGATGCCCGAGGGCGGTACGGTCACGGTTGCCGCACGCCGGGAAAAGAATGCGCTCGTCGTGACGGTGTCGGACGAAGGCACGGGGCTTCCGGCCTCGGTCCAGGCCCGTCTCTTCGAACCGTTCTTCACCACCAAGGGTTCGCGAGGCACCGGCCTGGGCCTCTGGCTCGCTGCCGGAACGATGGAGCGATTGGGCGGAAGCATTCGCGCCGCCAACCTCTCGCGCGGCGGCGCGATCTTCGTGCTCACGTTCCCGCTCGAGCAACCTACTCGGCGCGGTCGCCGTCGTGTTTCGGCGACACGCCGAGCCGGAGCGCGTCCCGCACCGTCCGCGCCTGCCCCTCGGCGGCGTCCGCGCGCTCGTCGAAACGCGTCGCGGACCTGA
- a CDS encoding PAS domain S-box protein translates to MAVEPKRHGGASAADKAVEQIIERIHEARKFDFRNYKRPTLRRRIERRMADRGCRSAAEYLALIEQDPGELQALLASMLVKVTGFFRDQQTWDLLSRKVIPQMLSEKRTGEEIRVWCAGCATGEEAFSVAILLATAMGPAFQNQEVKIFGTDADEKSVGFARRGVYSREQVKPLPADLLKTWFVEEPTGWSVRKDIRRSVVFGVNNLVSDAPISRLDLLVCRNVFIYLDATLQKRVLTRFHYALRRNGLLLLGKSELIPFAGKIFDPIDLQHRIYRKDGRRDSAVAQERLVSLLEQESMARDVEENRAGSGAVEQFHRGVVESSQVPMVAIARDGTIVLWNAAAASLWGRSETEVAGKKLTTLALPGMSGELLVEKTASVREGRSAVEVGTGVVQRSADPRPLQIEVEVTPLRAAREIVGVLYSVRDTTALRDLERELRKVTEERHSALDELQKINEELQSSNEELETTNEELQSANEELQTTNEELQSTNEELETTNEELQSTNAELDATNRELAHRTEELNSLAFVQRTTIRTLNAAVMVLDASGRIKMWNLAAERLLGIPEDEAVGQLLWTLNIPALGKGVLQKMRKALGQQTPLRAERIAYQLANGTDGWASVAAIPVLDGGSALGSVITFEDVTRMANLSAEIATLKAGDANHGKRTRR, encoded by the coding sequence ATGGCCGTCGAGCCCAAGCGCCACGGCGGTGCGAGCGCCGCCGACAAGGCGGTCGAACAGATCATCGAGCGCATCCACGAGGCGCGCAAATTCGACTTCCGCAATTACAAGCGGCCCACGTTGCGCCGCCGCATCGAGCGGCGCATGGCGGACCGGGGGTGCAGGTCTGCGGCGGAGTACCTTGCGCTGATCGAGCAGGACCCCGGCGAGTTGCAGGCCCTGCTCGCGTCGATGTTGGTCAAGGTCACGGGGTTCTTCCGCGATCAGCAGACGTGGGATTTGCTCTCGCGCAAGGTGATTCCCCAGATGCTCTCGGAAAAACGCACTGGCGAAGAGATCCGCGTCTGGTGCGCGGGATGTGCCACTGGCGAGGAGGCGTTTTCGGTCGCCATCCTGCTGGCGACGGCGATGGGACCGGCCTTCCAGAATCAGGAAGTGAAGATCTTCGGCACCGATGCGGACGAGAAGTCCGTGGGCTTCGCGCGGCGCGGCGTCTACTCGAGGGAGCAAGTCAAACCTCTGCCGGCCGATCTCCTCAAGACCTGGTTCGTGGAGGAACCCACGGGTTGGAGCGTCCGCAAGGACATCCGCCGCTCGGTCGTGTTCGGCGTCAACAACCTGGTCTCCGACGCGCCCATCTCCCGACTCGACCTGCTCGTTTGCCGCAACGTCTTCATCTATCTCGACGCGACCCTCCAGAAGCGGGTGCTGACCCGCTTCCATTACGCGCTTCGCCGCAACGGCCTTCTGCTGCTGGGCAAGAGCGAGCTGATCCCGTTCGCTGGGAAGATCTTCGACCCAATCGACCTTCAGCACCGCATCTACCGCAAGGACGGACGGCGCGACTCGGCGGTGGCGCAGGAACGATTGGTCTCGCTGCTGGAGCAGGAGTCGATGGCGCGAGACGTGGAAGAAAATCGCGCGGGATCGGGCGCCGTCGAGCAGTTCCACCGCGGCGTGGTCGAGTCGTCGCAGGTGCCGATGGTGGCGATCGCGCGTGACGGGACCATCGTGCTTTGGAACGCGGCGGCGGCCAGCCTCTGGGGCCGCAGCGAGACCGAGGTGGCCGGGAAAAAGCTCACCACGCTGGCGCTTCCGGGGATGTCCGGCGAGCTCCTGGTAGAAAAGACAGCCTCCGTCCGGGAGGGCCGCAGCGCTGTCGAGGTCGGAACAGGCGTAGTCCAGCGCAGCGCAGATCCGCGTCCGCTGCAGATCGAGGTGGAGGTGACGCCGTTGCGCGCCGCACGCGAGATCGTCGGCGTGTTGTACTCGGTACGGGACACGACCGCCCTGCGCGATCTGGAACGCGAGCTGCGGAAGGTGACCGAGGAACGCCACTCCGCGCTCGACGAGCTGCAGAAGATCAACGAGGAGCTGCAGAGCTCGAACGAGGAGCTGGAGACCACCAACGAAGAGCTGCAGAGCGCGAACGAGGAGCTGCAGACCACGAACGAGGAGCTGCAGTCGACCAACGAGGAACTGGAGACGACGAACGAGGAGCTGCAGTCGACCAACGCGGAGCTCGACGCGACGAACCGCGAGCTCGCCCATCGCACCGAGGAGCTCAACTCGCTCGCGTTCGTGCAACGTACGACCATCAGGACCCTCAATGCCGCGGTGATGGTCCTGGACGCTTCCGGGCGCATCAAGATGTGGAACCTCGCCGCCGAGCGGCTCCTCGGAATTCCCGAGGACGAGGCGGTGGGACAGTTGCTCTGGACGCTGAACATCCCCGCGCTCGGCAAGGGAGTGTTGCAGAAGATGCGCAAAGCGCTCGGCCAGCAAACCCCGTTGCGCGCCGAGCGAATCGCCTACCAGCTCGCCAACGGAACCGATGGTTGGGCAAGCGTCGCGGCCATTCCCGTTCTCGACGGCGGCAGCGCGCTCGGCTCGGTGATCACGTTCGAGGACGTGACCCGGATGGCCAACCTGTCCGCGGAGATCGCCACGTTGAAAGCGGGCGACGCCAACCATGGCAAGCGCACCCGACGATGA
- a CDS encoding chemotaxis protein CheB translates to MPRRDIVVIGASAGGIEALGGLVRHLPADLGAAVLVVLHLAPEHKSVLPRILSSAGPMPAKHAHNGEALVPNCIYVARPDHHLLLHESHIRVIRGPRENGHRPAIDPLFRTAAYTYGPRVIGVVLSGALDDGTAGLIAIKNQGGLAVVQDPNDALVDGMPRSALENVEIDHVLPVAELGKLLPELVAETVSEPAVAAHSAMLEVESTLQVRGSTDGALKVGDPSSLGCPECGGVLNEVHDSALLRFRCRVGHAFAPESLYLEQRTAMEGALWAALRALEEQASLARRMAIRARELRQVRSATRFDERADAAEGQARTVRDALRLGVSPKHDGDRAE, encoded by the coding sequence ATGCCCCGGCGCGACATCGTCGTCATCGGCGCTTCCGCCGGCGGAATCGAGGCGCTGGGGGGCCTCGTTCGCCACTTGCCGGCGGACCTCGGCGCCGCGGTCCTCGTCGTCCTGCACCTCGCTCCGGAGCACAAGAGCGTGCTTCCGCGCATCCTCAGCTCCGCAGGTCCGATGCCCGCGAAGCACGCGCACAATGGCGAAGCTCTCGTTCCCAACTGCATCTACGTCGCCCGCCCGGATCACCACCTGCTGCTGCACGAATCCCACATTCGAGTGATCCGCGGGCCGCGCGAGAACGGACACCGGCCGGCGATCGATCCGCTCTTTCGAACCGCCGCTTATACGTACGGGCCGCGCGTGATCGGGGTCGTGCTCTCCGGCGCGCTCGACGATGGCACCGCCGGCCTGATTGCGATCAAGAATCAGGGCGGCTTGGCGGTCGTCCAGGATCCGAACGATGCGCTGGTCGACGGGATGCCGCGCAGCGCGCTCGAGAATGTGGAAATCGATCATGTCCTTCCCGTTGCCGAGCTGGGCAAGCTTCTACCTGAGCTCGTGGCCGAGACGGTTTCCGAGCCGGCGGTGGCCGCCCACTCGGCGATGCTGGAGGTGGAGTCGACGCTGCAAGTCCGTGGATCGACGGACGGCGCGCTGAAGGTCGGCGACCCGTCCAGCCTCGGCTGCCCGGAATGCGGCGGCGTGCTCAACGAGGTGCACGACAGCGCTTTGCTCCGTTTCCGCTGCCGGGTCGGTCACGCGTTCGCTCCCGAATCCCTGTATCTCGAGCAGCGCACCGCGATGGAAGGAGCGCTCTGGGCGGCGCTCCGCGCGCTGGAGGAGCAGGCCTCGCTGGCGCGGCGGATGGCGATCCGCGCCCGCGAGCTGCGGCAAGTCAGGTCCGCGACGCGTTTCGACGAGCGCGCGGACGCCGCCGAGGGGCAGGCGCGGACGGTGCGGGACGCGCTCCGGCTCGGCGTGTCGCCGAAACACGACGGCGACCGCGCCGAGTAG